The Marinilongibacter aquaticus genome has a window encoding:
- a CDS encoding GMC oxidoreductase, translated as MKNNEETEFDAIVVGSGISGGWAAKELCEKGLKTLVLERGRDVKHNEDYPTALQESWDFPHRGRMSKKFMEANPLITRAAGFSDATDHFFIQDADHPYVQEKPFDWIRGYQVGGKSLTWGRACQRWSDYEFKAPAKFEYGIEWPIAYEDVKDWYSHVERFIGVCGNADGLEAMPDGEYLPPFELNCVEQHFKEKLLEKYGRHLVQGRWAQLSKAKDIHYAQGRSDCQARNKCMRGCPYGGYFSSVSSTLPWAEKTGNLTLRPHSVVHSIVYDETTGKAAGVKVIDANSKEEIFFKAKVIFMNASALNTNLILLNSKSNRFPKGLGNDHDLMGRYICFHLYRGSVNGKIDGFEDKYFFGRKPSEPILVNFRNVGKQEMDFVGGYTTFMGAYRDSWDGAENLMGADLKNRISTPGQWHINMYMQGETIPKATNRVYLSEKETDSWGIPLLVTDVDYDENDEKMVADFLNEGKAMLEAAGCYEVQAHDSQQAPGLDIHEMGGVRMGKDPETSLLNEWNQLHACQNVFVTDGACMTSTGNQSPSILYMALTARATNYAAEQVKSGKL; from the coding sequence ATGAAAAACAATGAGGAAACGGAATTCGACGCCATAGTCGTGGGGTCTGGAATTTCTGGAGGATGGGCCGCAAAAGAGCTTTGCGAAAAAGGTTTGAAAACCTTGGTGCTCGAACGCGGGCGAGACGTGAAACACAATGAAGATTATCCCACCGCTTTGCAAGAAAGTTGGGATTTTCCTCATCGGGGAAGGATGTCGAAGAAATTCATGGAGGCCAATCCCTTGATTACACGGGCGGCGGGCTTTTCCGATGCCACCGATCATTTTTTTATTCAAGATGCCGATCACCCTTATGTGCAGGAAAAGCCTTTCGATTGGATTCGCGGCTATCAAGTGGGCGGAAAATCCTTGACTTGGGGCCGTGCCTGCCAGCGTTGGAGCGACTACGAATTCAAGGCTCCGGCCAAATTCGAATACGGCATCGAATGGCCCATCGCTTACGAGGATGTGAAAGATTGGTATAGTCATGTCGAGCGGTTTATTGGGGTTTGTGGAAATGCAGATGGTTTGGAAGCCATGCCCGATGGGGAGTACTTGCCTCCTTTTGAGCTCAACTGTGTGGAGCAGCATTTCAAAGAAAAATTGCTCGAAAAATACGGCCGACACCTTGTGCAAGGGCGGTGGGCTCAGCTGAGCAAGGCAAAAGATATTCATTATGCACAAGGCCGAAGCGATTGTCAAGCCCGAAATAAATGCATGCGAGGCTGCCCGTATGGAGGGTATTTCAGTTCGGTTTCTTCTACTTTGCCTTGGGCAGAAAAAACAGGAAACCTCACTTTGCGGCCGCATTCGGTTGTGCATTCTATCGTATACGATGAAACTACGGGGAAGGCCGCTGGTGTGAAAGTGATTGACGCAAATAGCAAAGAAGAGATATTTTTTAAGGCCAAGGTGATTTTTATGAACGCTTCGGCTTTGAACACCAACCTGATTTTGCTCAATTCCAAGTCGAATCGATTCCCCAAGGGCTTGGGCAATGACCATGACCTCATGGGCAGGTACATTTGCTTTCATTTGTATCGCGGCAGCGTGAACGGTAAAATCGATGGATTTGAAGACAAATATTTTTTTGGAAGAAAACCTTCCGAACCCATTTTGGTGAATTTCAGAAATGTGGGCAAACAAGAAATGGACTTTGTCGGTGGTTATACCACTTTCATGGGGGCTTACCGCGACAGTTGGGACGGAGCAGAGAACTTGATGGGGGCGGATTTAAAGAATCGTATATCTACTCCCGGTCAATGGCATATCAATATGTATATGCAGGGTGAAACAATACCCAAGGCTACGAACAGAGTGTATTTGAGCGAGAAAGAAACCGATTCTTGGGGAATACCGCTTTTGGTTACCGATGTGGATTACGACGAAAACGACGAAAAAATGGTGGCCGATTTTTTGAATGAGGGCAAGGCTATGCTCGAAGCGGCGGGTTGCTACGAAGTCCAGGCTCACGATTCGCAACAGGCTCCCGGGCTGGATATCCACGAGATGGGGGGCGTGCGAATGGGCAAAGACCCGGAAACCTCTTTATTGAATGAGTGGAACCAGTTGCATGCCTGCCAAAATGTATTTGTGACCGACGGTGCTTGCATGACCAGCACGGGAAACCAAAGCCCTTCTATTCTTTACATGGCCCTTACGGCAAGAGCAACCAATTATGCGGCCGAACAGGTGAAAAGTGGTAAACTCTAA
- a CDS encoding 6-phosphogluconolactonase produces MMQIYDCANEEALVNKANLVFDEYVSMRSSPLICAATGNSPLALYRSWLNSRKWVFSNFRLIKLDEWVGVPPDHPSSCEYYLHQHLIAPLGIHLQNYFGLRGDAEHLQEECKRAEQVLKNQGPIDVSILGVGKNGHLGFNEPAAFLRPDCHIAQLDALTQSHSMIKQKVDKTPQLGLTLGMRALMESKLVILLFVGQGKEEVKKQFMTKKISSFLPVSMLWMHPNCHCFMLD; encoded by the coding sequence ATGATGCAGATTTATGATTGTGCAAACGAAGAAGCACTCGTCAACAAAGCCAATCTTGTGTTCGACGAATACGTGAGTATGCGGTCGAGCCCTTTGATTTGTGCGGCAACGGGAAATTCTCCTCTCGCTTTGTATCGATCTTGGCTTAACTCACGCAAATGGGTTTTCTCCAATTTCCGATTGATCAAATTGGATGAATGGGTAGGTGTTCCGCCAGATCATCCGAGCAGTTGCGAGTATTATTTGCATCAGCATTTGATTGCTCCATTGGGTATACATTTGCAAAATTATTTTGGTTTACGCGGCGATGCCGAGCATTTGCAAGAAGAATGCAAAAGAGCCGAGCAAGTGCTGAAAAATCAAGGGCCAATCGACGTGAGCATTTTGGGTGTGGGCAAAAACGGGCATTTGGGTTTCAATGAACCTGCAGCCTTTTTGCGGCCCGATTGTCATATTGCTCAGTTGGATGCTTTAACGCAAAGTCATTCCATGATAAAGCAAAAAGTGGACAAGACTCCGCAATTGGGCCTGACATTGGGCATGCGTGCCCTTATGGAGTCCAAACTCGTGATCTTGCTGTTTGTAGGACAGGGCAAAGAGGAAGTCAAAAAGCAATTTATGACAAAGAAAATAAGCAGTTTTCTGCCTGTGTCGATGCTTTGGATGCATCCCAATTGCCATTGCTTTATGCTTGACTAA
- a CDS encoding alanine racemase translates to MEWYKIDQIGDLNSPGLLLYKNRMEVNIAEMLNMVEGQTERLMPHVKTNKCQQVIASMVKQGITKFKASTMAEAALAAQSEAEYVLIAHQAVGPKINELFEFQLAYRKTKLATLIDNLEMAQLLDHRAGVREQKLRVYIDVNNGMDRSGIKPGEGLSQLLESMRNFEHLIFMGLHIYDGHLRDSDLRIRTENVQAGIAIVEPYITAMREAYPETEVVAGGTPTFSVHRHRQDFVCSPGTCVFQDWGYAEKLPEQKFQPAVLILARIISKPTEGIVTIDLGHKAVAAENPVERRFKILNLSGYALLSQSEEHGVLQVENWEELQVGDALYALPYHICPSVNLHSEIAVIEDNEHVANWPTIAAIR, encoded by the coding sequence ATGGAATGGTATAAAATCGATCAAATTGGTGACTTGAATTCTCCCGGCTTGTTGCTCTACAAAAACAGGATGGAAGTGAACATTGCTGAAATGTTGAATATGGTAGAAGGCCAAACCGAGCGATTGATGCCGCATGTCAAAACCAATAAATGCCAGCAAGTCATTGCCTCGATGGTCAAACAGGGCATCACGAAATTCAAAGCCTCGACAATGGCTGAAGCTGCTTTGGCCGCCCAATCCGAAGCCGAATACGTTTTGATCGCCCACCAAGCTGTGGGGCCAAAAATCAACGAACTTTTTGAATTCCAATTGGCCTACCGAAAAACAAAATTGGCGACATTGATCGACAATTTGGAAATGGCCCAATTGCTGGATCACCGAGCAGGTGTACGGGAGCAAAAACTAAGGGTTTACATCGATGTGAACAATGGCATGGACCGCAGCGGCATAAAACCCGGCGAAGGTTTGAGCCAATTGCTCGAAAGCATGCGGAATTTCGAACACTTGATTTTTATGGGCCTCCACATATACGATGGACACCTTCGCGACAGCGATTTGCGTATCCGAACCGAGAATGTGCAGGCCGGCATCGCAATTGTCGAACCGTACATCACCGCCATGCGAGAAGCCTATCCCGAAACCGAAGTGGTGGCTGGGGGAACACCCACTTTTTCTGTACACCGTCACCGTCAGGACTTCGTCTGCAGCCCCGGCACTTGTGTATTTCAAGATTGGGGATATGCGGAGAAATTGCCCGAACAAAAATTCCAGCCCGCAGTACTCATTCTCGCACGCATTATCTCTAAACCCACGGAAGGGATCGTCACCATCGACCTGGGGCACAAGGCGGTGGCCGCCGAAAACCCTGTAGAGCGTCGGTTTAAAATTTTGAACCTCTCGGGCTACGCCCTACTTTCGCAAAGTGAAGAACACGGTGTGCTGCAAGTGGAAAATTGGGAAGAATTGCAAGTAGGCGATGCACTGTATGCTCTTCCGTATCATATTTGCCCTTCGGTAAACCTTCACTCCGAAATAGCTGTTATAGAAGACAATGAACACGTGGCCAATTGGCCCACGATAGCTGCAATACGATAA
- a CDS encoding co-chaperone GroES yields MMEITADNKLKRLEIVGDKVLIKPKAHNGQTKTGLFLPPTVVEKEAVQSGYVVKVGPGYPLPNATEDEPWKNTEEKVKYMPLQAEEGDLAIYLQRHAIEIQYNDEKYVIVPQSSILMLERSEDLF; encoded by the coding sequence ATTATGGAAATTACTGCTGATAACAAATTGAAGAGATTGGAAATTGTTGGCGACAAGGTGTTGATCAAGCCCAAAGCTCACAATGGGCAAACCAAAACAGGCTTGTTTTTACCACCGACGGTTGTCGAAAAAGAAGCTGTGCAAAGCGGCTATGTAGTGAAAGTAGGCCCGGGCTATCCTTTGCCCAATGCCACAGAAGACGAACCGTGGAAAAACACGGAAGAGAAAGTGAAATATATGCCGCTTCAAGCCGAAGAAGGTGATTTGGCCATTTACTTGCAAAGGCATGCCATCGAAATTCAATACAACGACGAAAAATATGTCATTGTACCGCAAAGCTCGATTCTGATGCTCGAGCGATCCGAAGACCTTTTCTAA
- a CDS encoding carboxylesterase family protein codes for MFKKTLFFVLVCLSLSTFGQEFQKQSFTSKEGFTLNYRILFPENYEASKAYPVLLFLHGAGERGDDNEKQLTHGKAYLEAASEKVNAIIVAPQCPKDSYWSTVEVDRSHYPIALDFDYKRPNRPPMQAAIELVQKMVKEGKAQADKLYIMGLSMGGMGTLESIYRFPKMFQAAIAICGAADLKAYAKKSPKIPIWLFHGDSDSVVGVENSRQLKALLKSKDREVFYTEFPGVNHNSWDNVFAVPLTLDWLLGH; via the coding sequence ATGTTTAAAAAGACCCTTTTCTTTGTTTTAGTTTGCCTTTCACTGAGCACTTTTGGACAAGAATTCCAGAAACAGAGTTTCACTTCGAAAGAAGGTTTTACGCTCAATTACCGCATTCTTTTTCCCGAAAATTACGAGGCTTCCAAGGCCTATCCTGTATTGCTTTTTTTGCACGGTGCTGGGGAACGCGGCGATGACAACGAAAAGCAATTGACACACGGCAAAGCGTATTTGGAAGCGGCTTCTGAAAAAGTGAACGCTATAATTGTGGCTCCACAATGCCCAAAAGACAGCTATTGGTCGACAGTGGAAGTAGACCGCAGCCACTACCCTATCGCACTTGATTTTGACTACAAAAGACCCAATCGCCCGCCTATGCAGGCAGCCATCGAATTGGTGCAAAAGATGGTCAAAGAGGGCAAAGCCCAAGCCGATAAACTTTATATCATGGGGCTTTCGATGGGTGGAATGGGCACACTCGAAAGCATCTACCGGTTCCCAAAAATGTTTCAGGCGGCAATTGCGATTTGCGGAGCCGCAGACTTGAAAGCCTACGCAAAAAAATCGCCCAAAATTCCAATTTGGCTTTTCCATGGAGACAGCGACAGCGTAGTGGGTGTAGAGAATTCACGCCAATTGAAAGCCTTGCTAAAAAGCAAAGACAGAGAAGTTTTTTATACAGAATTCCCCGGTGTAAACCACAACAGCTGGGACAATGTATTTGCTGTACCACTGACACTCGATTGGCTTTTGGGCCATTGA